One genomic segment of Stenotrophomonas sp. 704A1 includes these proteins:
- the xerD gene encoding site-specific tyrosine recombinase XerD: MAVISTPAQRRELIQQLPGLRADDSARIQRFLDAIWAENGLARATLDSYRRDLEGLARWLDGREGGLAGVERAGLFDYLGWRTRHNWSPRSNARLLSALRAFFADAVRRGERSEDPSALLEPPKLPRLLPKALAESQIDALLAAPDVDTPLGLRDRAMLELMYAAGLRVSELVLLPATAVNLRQGVLRVTGKGSKERLVPLGEESQHWLERYLQQSRPQLVGKGQVQALADGQTPLFVEPALHALTRQAFWHLVKRHAQVAGIDPVRISPHGLRHSFATHLLNRGADLRALQMLLGHSSLSTTQIYTLVAREHLQKLHARHHPRG, translated from the coding sequence ATGGCCGTCATTTCCACTCCAGCGCAACGCCGCGAACTGATACAGCAGCTGCCCGGGCTGCGTGCCGACGACAGCGCCCGCATCCAGCGCTTCCTCGATGCGATCTGGGCCGAGAACGGCCTGGCGCGTGCCACGCTGGACAGCTACCGGCGCGACCTGGAGGGCCTGGCACGCTGGCTGGATGGCCGTGAGGGCGGGCTGGCCGGCGTCGAACGCGCCGGCCTGTTCGACTACCTGGGCTGGCGCACCCGACACAACTGGTCGCCACGCAGCAACGCCCGCCTGTTGTCGGCGCTGCGCGCGTTCTTCGCCGATGCGGTGCGCCGCGGCGAACGCAGCGAAGATCCCAGTGCGCTGCTGGAACCACCGAAACTGCCGCGGCTGCTGCCCAAGGCGCTGGCCGAGAGCCAGATCGATGCCTTGTTGGCGGCACCGGACGTGGATACCCCGCTCGGCCTGCGCGACCGCGCCATGCTCGAACTCATGTATGCCGCCGGCCTGCGCGTGAGTGAACTGGTGCTGTTGCCCGCCACCGCGGTGAATCTGCGCCAGGGGGTGCTGCGGGTCACCGGCAAGGGCAGCAAGGAGCGCCTGGTGCCGCTGGGTGAGGAGTCGCAGCATTGGCTGGAGCGCTACCTGCAGCAGTCGCGCCCGCAGCTGGTGGGCAAGGGCCAGGTGCAGGCCCTGGCCGACGGGCAGACGCCGCTGTTCGTCGAGCCGGCCCTGCATGCCCTGACCCGCCAGGCGTTCTGGCATCTGGTCAAGCGCCATGCGCAGGTGGCCGGCATCGATCCGGTGCGGATCAGCCCGCATGGCCTGCGCCACAGTTTCGCCACCCATCTGCTGAACCGGGGCGCCGACCTGCGTGCGCTGCAGATGCTGCTGGGGCACAGCTCGCTGTCGACCACGCAGATCTATACGCTGGTGGCGCGCGAGCATCTGCAGAAGCTGCACGCGCGGCACCATCCACGCGGCTGA
- a CDS encoding thioredoxin fold domain-containing protein — protein MLRFAIAAVFGALSLTACAEPAPPAAKLPAAAPAKPAVAANGTAEQAVRKALAELNPGFQVDYIGAAPFPGFREVVVSGQLLYVSDDGRYLFQAQPYDIRAKGPANSDGLLGYRRDLLAKANHGDRIVFAAPNAKYTISVFTDIECGYCRKLHQDIAELNRNGISVEYLAFPRMGLGSKDYTDMISVWCAADRRQALTSAKRGGTVAAKNCTNPVAMQYALGQQLGVNGTPAIFAPDGTQLGGYLPPAQLRAALEKLSAKR, from the coding sequence ATGCTCCGATTCGCCATCGCCGCCGTGTTCGGCGCGCTCAGCCTGACCGCCTGCGCCGAGCCGGCCCCGCCTGCAGCCAAGCTGCCCGCGGCAGCACCGGCCAAGCCCGCTGTAGCGGCCAACGGCACGGCCGAGCAGGCGGTGCGCAAGGCCCTGGCCGAGCTCAACCCGGGCTTCCAGGTGGATTACATCGGTGCTGCGCCGTTCCCGGGTTTCCGCGAAGTGGTCGTCTCCGGCCAGCTGCTGTACGTCTCCGACGACGGCCGCTACCTGTTCCAGGCCCAGCCGTACGACATCCGCGCCAAGGGCCCGGCCAACAGTGACGGCCTGCTCGGTTACCGGCGCGACCTGCTGGCCAAGGCCAACCATGGCGACCGCATCGTGTTCGCGGCACCCAATGCCAAGTACACCATCAGTGTCTTCACCGACATCGAGTGTGGCTACTGCCGCAAGCTGCACCAGGACATCGCCGAGTTGAACCGCAACGGCATCTCCGTCGAGTACCTGGCGTTCCCGCGCATGGGACTGGGCAGCAAGGACTACACCGACATGATTTCGGTCTGGTGTGCGGCTGATCGCCGCCAGGCGCTGACCAGCGCAAAGCGCGGTGGCACGGTGGCCGCAAAGAACTGCACCAACCCGGTGGCGATGCAGTACGCGCTGGGCCAGCAGCTGGGCGTGAACGGAACGCCGGCAATCTTCGCACCTGACGGCACCCAGCTGGGCGGCTACCTGCCGCCGGCGCAGTTGCGTGCCGCGCTGGAAAAGCTGTCGGCCAAGCGCTGA
- a CDS encoding glycosyl hydrolase family 18 protein: MYDPLVQSADVRSAERPLHRCRPRRLAWLLALAGAVALPGLAHAASCAGVAEWDQARIYRAGDTLQKGGVLYRANQDIWNAPPDHPAGAPYYTNLGACDGSGSNQPPVVSLTSPANGATFSAGSTVNVTANASDPDGSVSKVEFFRDGSSIGVDSSAPYSASWANASAGSHTLRAVATDNNNATASTATVTITVNAASGDTTPPSVPGGLAVGTRTASSIALSWSPATDNAGGSGVAGYDVYRNGSLVGSPSSASYVDGGLTASTTYRYRVRARDNAGNASAQGTEISATTLAGDGGTTGKRVIGYFTQWGIYGRNYRVKNIDSSGSAARLTHINYAFGNVRNNRCEVGITQASDPNTGAGGDAFADYTKAFGAGESVSGSADTWDQPLRGNWNQLKQLKAKHPGLKVLISLGGWTWSRGFSSAARPENRQAFVASCIDAYIKGNLPVTDGAGGAGAALGVFDGIDIDWEYPVACGIECGKPEDNANFTALMAEFRRQLDAVRPGLLLTVAVGAGIDKIRVTDPAAYHPYLDYINVMTYDFHGAWDAKTNHQSALFDSPNDPSTGDQKLYNSNDAIEAFISRGVPAAKLNLGIGYYGRGWTGVTNANNGLYQTATGAAPGTYEAGIEDWKVLKNLAWQGYTDNTAGATWIYNGSTLWSFDTPANITRKMGYVKTQGLGGAFVWEFSGDDAQGTLTKAVSDGLK, translated from the coding sequence ATGTACGACCCGCTTGTGCAGAGTGCCGATGTACGCAGTGCCGAACGTCCCCTCCATCGCTGTCGTCCCCGCCGCCTGGCGTGGCTGCTGGCCCTTGCCGGGGCCGTCGCCCTGCCCGGCTTGGCCCATGCCGCCAGCTGTGCCGGCGTAGCCGAATGGGACCAGGCCAGGATCTACCGGGCCGGCGACACCCTGCAGAAGGGAGGCGTGCTCTATCGGGCCAACCAGGACATCTGGAACGCACCGCCGGACCACCCGGCCGGCGCGCCCTACTACACCAACCTCGGGGCCTGCGACGGCAGCGGCAGCAACCAGCCGCCGGTGGTCAGCCTGACCTCACCGGCCAACGGCGCCACGTTCAGCGCCGGCAGCACGGTCAACGTGACCGCCAACGCCAGTGATCCGGACGGCAGCGTCAGCAAGGTCGAGTTCTTCCGCGACGGCAGCTCGATCGGCGTGGACAGCAGCGCGCCCTACAGCGCGAGCTGGGCCAATGCCAGCGCCGGCAGCCATACCCTGCGCGCGGTGGCCACCGACAACAACAACGCCACGGCCAGCACCGCGACCGTCACCATCACCGTCAACGCGGCCAGCGGCGATACCACCCCGCCCAGCGTGCCCGGCGGCCTGGCCGTGGGTACCCGCACCGCCAGCAGCATCGCGCTTAGCTGGAGCCCCGCTACCGACAACGCGGGTGGCAGCGGCGTGGCCGGCTATGACGTGTACCGCAACGGCAGCCTGGTCGGCTCGCCGTCCAGTGCCAGCTATGTCGATGGCGGGCTGACTGCCTCCACCACCTACCGCTACCGCGTGCGCGCCCGCGACAACGCCGGCAATGCATCCGCCCAAGGCACCGAGATCAGTGCCACCACCCTGGCCGGCGATGGCGGCACCACCGGCAAGCGGGTCATCGGCTACTTCACCCAGTGGGGCATCTACGGCCGCAACTACCGGGTCAAGAACATCGACAGCAGCGGCTCGGCCGCCCGCCTGACCCACATCAACTACGCCTTCGGCAATGTGCGCAACAACCGCTGCGAAGTGGGCATCACCCAGGCCTCCGATCCCAACACCGGTGCCGGCGGCGACGCCTTCGCCGACTACACCAAGGCGTTCGGTGCCGGCGAAAGTGTCAGCGGCAGCGCCGATACCTGGGACCAGCCGCTGCGCGGCAACTGGAACCAGCTCAAGCAGCTCAAGGCCAAGCACCCGGGCTTGAAGGTGCTGATCTCGCTGGGTGGCTGGACCTGGTCGCGTGGCTTCTCCAGCGCGGCGCGCCCGGAAAACCGCCAGGCCTTCGTCGCCTCGTGCATCGACGCCTACATCAAGGGCAACCTGCCGGTGACCGATGGCGCCGGTGGTGCCGGTGCCGCACTGGGGGTGTTCGACGGCATCGATATCGACTGGGAGTACCCGGTGGCGTGCGGCATCGAATGTGGCAAGCCGGAGGACAACGCCAACTTCACCGCGCTGATGGCCGAGTTCCGCCGCCAGCTTGATGCGGTGCGTCCGGGCCTGTTGCTGACGGTGGCGGTAGGTGCCGGCATCGACAAGATCCGCGTCACCGACCCGGCGGCCTACCACCCGTACCTGGACTACATCAACGTGATGACCTACGACTTCCACGGCGCGTGGGATGCGAAGACCAATCACCAGTCGGCGCTGTTCGATTCGCCCAATGACCCGTCCACCGGCGACCAGAAGCTGTACAACAGCAACGATGCCATCGAGGCCTTCATCAGCCGCGGCGTGCCCGCTGCCAAGCTCAACCTGGGCATCGGCTATTACGGGCGTGGCTGGACCGGTGTAACCAACGCCAACAACGGCCTGTACCAGACGGCGACCGGCGCGGCACCGGGCACCTACGAGGCCGGCATTGAAGACTGGAAGGTGCTGAAGAACCTGGCCTGGCAGGGTTATACCGACAACACCGCCGGCGCCACCTGGATCTACAACGGCAGCACGCTGTGGAGCTTCGACACGCCGGCCAACATCACCCGCAAGATGGGCTACGTGAAGACCCAGGGCCTGGGCGGCGCGTTCGTCTGGGAGTTCAGCGGCGACGATGCACAGGGCACGCTGACCAAGGCGGTCAGCGACGGCCTGAAGTAA
- the purL gene encoding phosphoribosylformylglycinamidine synthase: MMVLEGAPALSPFRRERLESRLQSIAPSLRISGAWHVYFVQAEGSAAADVDTLCRILEARPQGEAVSEGAVSRIVVPRLGTLSPWSSKATELVRGAGQPVSRVERGLRIDVLGWPADAAAQQALVKALHDPMTQSVLETVAQGQALFTAPARGELERIPVDQLEAANQRLGLAMAQDEIDYLRERFTALGRAPSDVELMMFAQANSEHCRHKIFNASWTIDGQDQERSLFRMIKNTHQQTPQHTLSAYSDNAAVIEGHPASRYRPDPASGEYRREPQVPSAFQIKVETHNHPTAIAPFPGASTGAGGEIRDEGATGRGGKPKAGLTGFSVSHLRIPELPQPWEAPRALNPRMAPALDIMTDGPLGGAAFNNEFGRPALLGYFRSFELPEGADLVRAYDKPIMLAGGLGAIDRVQVDKILLQDGDAVIVLGGPAMLIGLGGGAASSVASGESAEDLDFASVQRDNPEMERRCQEVIDRCVAMGANNPIKFFHDVGAGGLSNAIPELLHDSSVGGIIDLGKVPTDDPSLSPMQLWCNESQERYVLGVAQDRLAEFAALCARERCPFAAVGVATAEEHLVVAYGAVPGNIPADAPIDLPMDVLFGKPPKMHRDTAHPPAPRWPALKTGGLDLQEAGLRVLAHPTVAAKNFLVTIGDRSVGGLTAREQMVGPWQLPVADVAITLADFDGVAGEAMALGERTPLALLDAAASARMAVGEALTNLCAAPVDALDEIKLSANWMAAAGHPGEDALLYDAVKAVGMELCPQLDISIPVGKDSLSMQAQWHDQGEAHKSVSPVSLVITAFAPVADVRQQLTPLLDRDVDSELWLIGLGAGKQRLGGSILAQVHADHGDLPAFAGAAPDLDDPQRLRGFFELIRDARQAGLLRAYHDRSDGGAFAALCEMAFTSRLGLDITLDAWGDDPFRSLFNEELGAVVQIAREDRAAFADLVERHALTECAQRIAKPTTAPVVRVALGGETLAEWRWDALFDAWWSVTHAMQKRRDNPANADAEREVARAFNAPGLKPKLTFDLSEDVAAPFISTGARPRVAVLREQGVNGQIEMANAFERAGFRAFDVHMSDLIEGRVALQDFTGLVACGGFSYGDVLGAGRGWATSVLERSALRDAFAAFFAREDSFALGVCNGCQMMSQLKDIIPGAGHWPQFRRNASEQFEARTALLEVVESPSILLRGMAGSRLPVAVAHGEGQAVFDTAVDQAAARVALRYIDGNGQVTGQYPLNPNGSPEGITGLTSTDGRVTIMMPHPERTPRALNLSWAPAEWQGDSPWMRMFRNARVWCG, translated from the coding sequence ATGATGGTCCTCGAGGGCGCGCCCGCCCTGTCGCCGTTCCGCCGCGAACGTCTTGAATCCCGCCTGCAGTCCATCGCTCCCTCCCTGCGCATCAGCGGTGCCTGGCACGTCTACTTCGTGCAGGCCGAAGGTTCGGCCGCTGCCGACGTCGATACCCTGTGCCGCATCCTGGAAGCCCGCCCGCAGGGCGAGGCGGTCAGCGAGGGTGCCGTCAGCCGCATCGTGGTGCCGCGCCTGGGCACGCTGTCGCCGTGGTCGAGCAAGGCCACCGAACTGGTGCGCGGTGCCGGCCAGCCGGTCAGCCGGGTCGAACGCGGCCTGCGCATCGACGTGCTGGGCTGGCCGGCCGATGCCGCGGCCCAGCAGGCGCTGGTCAAGGCGCTGCACGACCCGATGACGCAGTCGGTGCTGGAGACCGTGGCCCAGGGCCAGGCGCTGTTCACGGCGCCGGCCCGGGGCGAACTGGAGCGCATACCGGTAGACCAGCTGGAGGCCGCCAACCAGCGCCTCGGCCTGGCCATGGCCCAGGACGAGATCGACTACCTGCGCGAGCGCTTCACCGCACTGGGCCGCGCGCCGTCCGACGTTGAACTGATGATGTTCGCGCAGGCCAATTCCGAGCACTGCCGGCACAAGATCTTCAACGCCAGCTGGACCATCGACGGCCAGGATCAGGAACGTTCACTGTTCCGCATGATCAAGAACACCCACCAGCAGACCCCGCAGCACACGCTCAGCGCGTACAGCGACAATGCCGCGGTGATCGAAGGCCATCCGGCCTCGCGTTACCGCCCGGACCCGGCCAGCGGTGAGTACCGCCGTGAACCGCAGGTGCCCAGCGCCTTCCAGATCAAGGTGGAAACGCACAACCATCCGACCGCGATCGCGCCGTTCCCCGGGGCCTCGACCGGTGCTGGTGGTGAAATCCGCGATGAGGGTGCCACCGGCCGCGGCGGCAAGCCGAAGGCCGGCCTGACCGGCTTCTCGGTCTCGCACCTGCGCATTCCCGAACTGCCGCAGCCGTGGGAGGCGCCGCGCGCGCTGAATCCGCGCATGGCACCGGCGCTGGACATCATGACCGACGGGCCGCTGGGCGGCGCGGCGTTCAACAACGAATTCGGGCGCCCGGCGCTGCTCGGCTACTTCCGCAGCTTCGAACTGCCGGAAGGGGCCGACCTGGTGCGTGCCTATGACAAGCCGATCATGCTGGCCGGCGGCCTCGGCGCGATCGACCGCGTGCAGGTCGACAAGATCCTGCTGCAGGACGGCGATGCGGTGATCGTGCTCGGCGGCCCGGCGATGCTGATCGGCCTCGGCGGGGGTGCGGCCAGTTCGGTCGCCTCCGGCGAGAGCGCCGAGGACCTGGACTTCGCCAGCGTGCAGCGCGACAACCCGGAAATGGAGCGCCGCTGCCAGGAGGTCATCGACCGCTGCGTGGCGATGGGCGCCAACAACCCGATCAAGTTCTTCCACGACGTCGGTGCCGGTGGCCTGTCCAACGCCATTCCCGAGCTGCTGCACGATTCCAGCGTGGGCGGCATCATCGACCTGGGCAAGGTGCCGACCGACGATCCGTCGCTGTCGCCGATGCAGCTGTGGTGCAACGAGTCGCAGGAGCGCTATGTGCTGGGCGTGGCGCAGGATCGGCTGGCCGAGTTCGCCGCGCTGTGCGCACGCGAGCGCTGCCCGTTCGCGGCCGTGGGCGTGGCCACCGCAGAAGAACACCTGGTGGTGGCCTACGGTGCTGTCCCGGGCAACATTCCGGCCGATGCGCCGATCGACCTGCCGATGGACGTGCTGTTCGGCAAGCCGCCGAAGATGCACCGCGACACCGCGCACCCGCCGGCACCGCGCTGGCCGGCGCTGAAGACCGGCGGCCTGGACCTGCAGGAAGCGGGCCTGCGCGTGCTCGCGCACCCGACGGTGGCGGCGAAGAACTTCCTGGTCACCATCGGTGACCGCAGCGTCGGCGGCCTGACCGCGCGCGAGCAGATGGTGGGCCCGTGGCAGCTGCCGGTGGCCGACGTGGCGATCACCTTGGCCGACTTCGACGGTGTGGCCGGTGAAGCCATGGCGCTCGGCGAGCGCACGCCACTGGCGCTGCTCGATGCCGCGGCCTCGGCGCGCATGGCGGTGGGTGAGGCACTGACCAACCTGTGCGCGGCGCCGGTCGATGCGCTGGACGAGATCAAGCTGTCGGCGAACTGGATGGCCGCAGCCGGGCACCCCGGCGAGGATGCGCTGCTGTACGACGCAGTGAAGGCCGTGGGCATGGAACTGTGCCCGCAGCTGGACATCAGCATTCCGGTGGGCAAGGACTCGCTGTCGATGCAGGCGCAGTGGCACGATCAGGGCGAGGCGCACAAGAGCGTGTCGCCGGTGTCACTGGTGATCACCGCGTTCGCCCCGGTCGCCGATGTGCGCCAGCAGCTGACCCCGCTGCTGGACCGCGACGTGGACAGCGAGCTGTGGCTGATCGGCCTGGGCGCCGGCAAGCAGCGCCTGGGCGGTTCGATCCTGGCGCAGGTGCATGCCGACCACGGCGACCTGCCGGCCTTTGCCGGTGCGGCCCCGGACCTGGACGACCCGCAGCGCCTGCGCGGCTTCTTCGAACTGATCCGCGACGCGCGCCAGGCCGGCCTGCTGCGGGCCTACCATGACCGCAGCGACGGCGGCGCATTCGCCGCGCTGTGCGAGATGGCCTTCACCTCGCGCCTGGGCCTGGACATCACCCTGGATGCGTGGGGCGATGATCCGTTCCGCAGCCTGTTCAATGAAGAGCTGGGTGCCGTGGTGCAGATCGCGCGCGAAGACCGCGCGGCGTTCGCCGACCTGGTCGAGCGCCATGCGCTGACCGAATGCGCGCAGCGCATCGCCAAGCCGACCACCGCGCCGGTGGTGCGGGTGGCGCTGGGCGGTGAAACCCTGGCCGAGTGGCGCTGGGACGCGCTGTTCGATGCCTGGTGGTCGGTCACCCACGCCATGCAGAAGCGCCGCGACAACCCGGCCAACGCCGATGCGGAGCGCGAGGTAGCCCGCGCCTTCAATGCGCCAGGACTGAAGCCGAAACTGACGTTCGACCTCAGCGAGGACGTGGCGGCGCCCTTCATCAGCACCGGCGCGCGTCCGCGCGTGGCGGTGCTGCGCGAGCAGGGCGTCAACGGCCAGATCGAGATGGCCAACGCCTTCGAACGTGCCGGCTTCCGTGCGTTCGATGTGCACATGAGCGATCTGATCGAAGGTCGTGTCGCGCTGCAGGACTTCACCGGCCTGGTCGCCTGCGGTGGCTTCAGCTACGGCGACGTGCTCGGTGCCGGCCGTGGCTGGGCCACCTCGGTGCTGGAGCGCAGCGCACTGCGTGATGCCTTTGCCGCGTTCTTCGCACGCGAGGACAGCTTTGCGCTGGGCGTGTGCAACGGCTGCCAGATGATGAGCCAGCTGAAGGACATCATTCCCGGTGCCGGGCACTGGCCGCAGTTCCGCCGCAACGCCAGCGAGCAGTTTGAAGCCCGTACCGCGCTGCTGGAGGTGGTGGAATCGCCGTCGATCCTGCTGCGCGGCATGGCCGGTTCGCGGTTGCCGGTGGCGGTCGCCCATGGCGAAGGCCAGGCGGTGTTCGACACTGCGGTGGACCAGGCGGCGGCGCGGGTTGCCCTGCGCTACATCGATGGCAACGGCCAGGTGACCGGCCAGTACCCGTTGAACCCGAACGGATCGCCGGAGGGCATCACCGGCCTGACCAGCACCGACGGCCGCGTCACCATCATGATGCCGCACCCGGAACGGACCCCGCGCGCGCTCAACCTCAGCTGGGCTCCGGCCGAGTGGCAGGGCGATTCGCCATGGATGCGCATGTTCCGCAACGCACGGGTCTGGTGCGGCTGA